A region of Solanum dulcamara chromosome 7, daSolDulc1.2, whole genome shotgun sequence DNA encodes the following proteins:
- the LOC129894819 gene encoding uncharacterized protein LOC129894819, which yields MVEVDALIALTAQISAMQNMITTHFNNLALRNQIALGYVGIPKYNKYIKYVVTNKSMLVEYETMALTEECSSRILNKVKLLAKLQGPGSFIVQVTIGKFIYARGLCDLGACVNLMPRYIFKKLSLEDPKPTIILLQLADRSMARLDGIIEDVLVQEVSLIFLVVFVVLDFEPYPEVRFILGRPFLEMGGVLIDVAAERLTMRAHDKVEVFDVY from the exons ATGGTGGAAGTTGATGCATTGATAGCCTTGACAGCTCAAATCTCAGCAATGCAGAATATGATAACCACACATTTTAACAACTTGGCATTAAGGAACCAAATAGCTCTAGGTTATGTG GGTATCCCGAAGTATAACAAATATATCAAGTACGTTGTGACAAACAAGAGCATGTTGGTAGAATATGAGACAATGGCACTCACTGAGGAGTGCAGTTCTAGAATTCTGAACAAGGTCAAACTATTAGCCAAGTTGCAAGGTCCTGGGAGTTTCATAGTACAGGTAACTATTGGTAAGTTTATCTATGCTAGAGGTCTCTGTGATTTGGGTGCATGTGTTAACTTGATGCCCAGATATATATTTAAGAAATTGAGTCTGGAAGACCCCAAGCCTACCATAATTTTGTTGCAATTGGCAGATCGCTCTATGGCTAGGCTagatggtatcattgaggatgTTTTAGTCCAAGAGGTATCTCTTATCTTCCTTGTTGTCTTTGTTGTTCTAGACTTTGAGCCTTACCCAGAGGTTCGTTTCATCTTAGGACGCCCATTCTTAGAAATGGGAGGGGTGTTGATTGATGTTGCTGCTGAGAGATTAACTATGAGAGCACATGATAAGGTGGAGGTGTTTGATGTTTATTAG